The Glycine max cultivar Williams 82 chromosome 12, Glycine_max_v4.0, whole genome shotgun sequence genome window below encodes:
- the LOC100790064 gene encoding hexokinase-3: MGRVMVGVAVGLAAVACAVAAVAVGQRMRSRGNWKRVARVLKEVEEGCETSVGRLRQVVDAMAVEMHAGLASEGGSKLKMLLTYVHNLPNGTEKGTYYALDLGGTNFRVLRVHLHGQQSSVLEHEVERQPIPQNLMTSTSEDLFDFIASSLKEFIEKEGDGSELSPDRRRELGFTFSFPVKQMSVSSGILLKWTKGFSIVDLVGIDVPACLQEALTRKGLDVRVAALVNDTVGTLALGHYHDSDTVASVIIGTGTNACYLERVDAIIKCQGLPTTSGYMVVNMEWGNFWSSHLPRTSYDIDLDSESPNPNDQGFEKMISGMYLGDIVRRVILRMSLESDMLGPISSKLSMPFMLRTPMMAAMHEDDSPDLREVARILKGILEIPDVPLKLRKVVVKVCDVVTRRAARLAAAGIVGILKKIGRDGSGGIAGGRRSDMKMKRTVVAIEGGLYSSYTLFRDYLHEALNDILGEDIARHVILKVTEDGSGVGAALLAASHSSYDVDTV, from the exons ATGGGCAGAGTGATGGTGGGAGTGGCGGTGGGGCTGGCGGCGGTGGCGTGTGCGGTGGCGGCGGTGGCGGTGGGGCAGAGGATGAGGAGCAGAGGGAATTGGAAGAGAGTGGCGAGGGTGTTGAAGGAGGTTGAGGAAGGGTGCGAGACATCGGTTGGGAGGCTGAGGCAGGTGGTGGATGCTATGGCCGTTGAGATGCACGCTGGGTTGGCATCAGAAGGTGGTTCCAAGCTCAAAATGCTTCTCACATATGTTCATAATCTCCCTAATGG GACTGAGAAAGGAACATATTATGCACTAGATCTTGGGGGTACTAATTTTCGGGTTTTGCGGGTTCATTTGCATGGTCAACAATCTTCTGTTTTGGAACATGAAGTAGAGCGACAGCCCATTCCTCAAAATCTAATGACCAGCACAAGTGAG GATCTCTTTGATTTCATTGCTTCTTCATTAAAGGAATTCATTGAGAAAGAAGGAGACGGTTCCGAGCTTTCACCGGACAGAAGAAGGGAACTTGGATTCACATTTTCTTTCCCTGTGAAACAAATGTCTGTTTCCTCTGGCATTTTATTAAAATGGACAAAAGGGTTTTCCATTGTAGATTTG GTAGGAATAGATGTTCCTGCATGTTTGCAGGAAGCATTGACAAGAAAAGGACTAGACGTGCGGGTGGCTGCATTG GTCAATGATACTGTTGGAACATTAGCTCTTGGACATTATCATGACTCAGATACTGTTGCTTCTGTAATAATTGGCACTGGTACCAATGCTTGCTATTTGGAACGGGTTGATGCTATTATCAAGTGTCAAGGTCTTCCTACAACATCAGGATACATG GTTGTAAATATGGAATGGGGAAACTTTTGGTCATCTCATTTACCAAGAACATCTTATGATATTGATTTAGACTCTGAAAGCCCTAATCCAAATGATCAG GGTTTTGAGAAAATGATATCTGGAATGTATCTTGGTGACATCGTGAGGAGAGTCATTCTAAGGATGTCGCTAGAGTCAGATATGCTTGGACCTATTTCTTCCAAACTTTCAATGCCCTTTATGCTGAG GACTCCTATGATGGCTGCCATGCACGAGGATGATTCTCCCGACTTGAGAGAAGTAGCAAGAATCCTTAAAGGCATCCTTGAG ATTCCTGATGTTCCTTTAAAGTTAAGAAAAGTTGTGGTGAAGGTGTGTGATGTGGTGACTCGCAGAGCGGCACGATTGGCAGCTGCCGGCATTGTTGGTATCTTGAAGAAGATTGGTAGGGATGGGAGTGGTGGCATCGCAGGTGGGCGAAGAAGtgatatgaaaatgaaaagaacagTTGTAGCAATTGAAGGAGGTTTGTATTCTAGCTATACATTGTTTAGGGACTACTTGCATGAAGCTTTGAACGATATATTGGGGGAAGATATTGCCAGGCATGTAATTCTTAAGGTCACTGAAGATGGATCAGGCGTTGGAGCTGCACTGCTTGCTGCCTCGCATTCATCATATGATGTAGATACAGTATAG
- the LOC100305664 gene encoding ubiquitin-conjugating enzyme E2 — translation MAATNNIHGNTESAQSNIAPPTKQPLHPSKTVDSQSVLKRLQSELMALMMSGDSGISAFPEEDNIFFWKGTITGSKDTVFEGTEYKLSLSFPNDYPFKPPKVKFETTCFHPNFDVHGNICLDILQDKWSSAYDVRTILLSIQSLLGEPNISSPLNQQAAQLWSNQEEYRKMVEKLYKSAN, via the exons ATGGCTGCCactaataacattcatgggaaCACTGAATCTGCTCAATCCAACATTGCTCCTCCCACTAAGCAGCCTCTACATCCTTCTAAGACTGTTGATTCTCAATCTGTACTCAAaag GCTGCAATCTGAATTGATGGCTTTGATG ATGAGTGGAGATTCTGGGATATCTGCGTTTCCTGAGGAGGACAACATATTCTTCTGGAAGGGAACAATAACAGGAAGCAAAGATACTGTGTTTGAAGGCACAGAGTATAAGCTAtcactctccttccccaatgaCTACCCTTTCAAGCCTCCAAAAGTCAAGTTTGAAACAACCTGCTTCCACCCCAATTTTGATGTGCATGGCAACATATGCTTGGACATACTCCAG GATAAATGGTCATCTGCTTATGATGTCAGAACAATTCTTCTATCTATCCAAAGTCTGCTTGGAG AGCCAAACATTAGTTCACCACTAAACCAACAAGCAGCACAGCTTTGGAGCAATCAAGAAg AATACAGGAAGATGGTGGAGAAGTTGTACAAATCTGCAAATTGA
- the LOC100791832 gene encoding DDT domain-containing protein PTM, giving the protein MEFVGKTVRKEVKGVGFISGTVKSYDPSSGFFEIVYEDGDSEELESSEVASLLQFQPESVKAKPRVGRKPKKRRRVEQKPDAGSRSGNVSENLVEDGSDFRGDLDGNVSSAGGGDLDLGCAGIDRAIDVDVGNGGNSIVNVNGSVKENGGGEDIGFEDSLNKSVDANGSCVKDALDLNARLNLNEDFNLNDACTLPLDTEDGFNRRDCIDLNLDVNNEDDVGVNVGYLGCSGGEVLQRECNFDLNVEACEEGRETRCDDDGNGHSEVGDALFSRMGQLQKEEEVNVNNSSEENEGVNGNLNHVSDAVKLEGIHVSAAHAAKDGSLCLVEENGGDDGKDVAAIDSHQISNAISVRDSDSVEAQRVDWPSEGGVAVIHELQDDPGSPCKQGNGRRKRRKVSDNPQATPETVLRRSSRRASARKRVSSTILVEVTDDPLMSLETSALTGEKPLISNSQKYEQCSDPLPKLQFPPSSTNLNLDGVPVLELFSIYACLRSFSTLLFLSPFELEDLVAALKSEIPSILFDSIHVSILQTLRKNLEYLSNEGCQSASNCLRNLSWDFLDLVTWPIFMAEYLLIHGSGFKTGFDLKHLMFKTDYYKQPVTAKVEILQYLCNDMIESEAIRSELNRRSLVTETDVGFDQNMYFDTGKKKRAVMDVSGGSCLTEENVDDTTDWNSDECCLCKMDGSLICCDGCPAAFHSRCVGIASDHLPEGDWYCPECVIGKHMAWMKSRRSLRGADLLGMDLDGRLYFNSCGYLLVSNSSEAGSLFNYYHRNDLHVVIEALKSMDPLYEGILMTIYKHWDISANLSVGDSVFNRANDQRKLDENSTIDSCMHLVQEFPKAGNRLDSTTTIESPCVASDGSADTTQTRTGIDNVQINGLNDSNRCDESLNQPGIPERCHPVGDCSLTSSSLDVGRKINLRSVGSSITPSMDNKDTSEVPRGIDYINYYSFARTASFVAQELMCKSPEKMNKIFAMSEEEVMSDQAKVITKKSTNFCWPSIQNLNAAAHKEKCGWCFTCKGENEDRDCLFNSVVKPVWEVPNNILVGLQPRKIQNGRLRDIICLIFSLEVRLRGLLLGPWLNLHQTNLWHKDLLKTSDFFPVKRLLLLLESNLCLLALSADWLKHVDSVATMGSATHIVVSSSRTSSRHGIGRKRARNSDIETSSSSNTASGLGMYWWRGGRLSRKLFNCKALPHSLVTKAARQGGCRKIPGILYPENSDFARRSRFVAWRAAVEMSTSAEQLALQVRELYSNIRWHDIENNYSLYVLDKESRKSVRLFKKSIVRRKCTEGGSVKFLIDFGKRRAIPDVVIKHGSLLEQSASERKKYWLEESYVPLHLLKNFEEKRIVRKSTDKKLGKILEIGRVNKKIPQQRGFSYLFTRLERSDCHQCRHCNKDVAMRDAVRCLHCKGYFHKRHARKSGGKRTTGSSYSCHRCQDGLHAKTNTNKRKVDSKLQKIQAKKRKTVPSVCKPVNLKGNKKALSNNKIRQARSRNSKNIPSSIPLRRSTRKAKSLYMQSQLNGGHKKGKKNVGRKKGKQGKTKKVIPQKSKETTGQYKKSEVTTARKKRTKICNSYWLNGLQLSRKPNDERVMLFKEKKRVASSKDFSGSLDHPKCCLCCGNECTLNYIACEICGDWFHGDAFGLNVENARQLIGFKCHVCLDRTAPICPHLKVNALSCTESNAAIECGEELSNPVSLQPLSEV; this is encoded by the exons ATGGAGTTCGTGGGAAAAACAGTTAGGAAAGAGGTGAAGGGGGTTGGGTTTATCTCTGGAACAGTGAAATCCTACGACCCTTCCTCTGGTTTTTTCGAGATCGTTTACGAGGATGGTGATTCTGAGGAATTGGAGTCTTCTGAGGTGGCTTCTCTTCTGCAATTTCAACCGGAGAGTGTCAAGGCCAAGCCTCGGGTTGGTCGGAAACCTAAGAAGCGCCGCCGTGTCGAGCAGAAGCCGGATGCTGGATCCCGTTCAGGTAATGTTAGCGAGAATTTGGTGGAGGATGGTAGTGACTTTAGGGGGGATTTGGATGGGAATGTTTCTTCTGCTGGTGGTGGGGATTTGGATTTAGGATGTGCGGGGATTGATAGAGCCATTGATGTCGATGTTGGGAATGGAGGGAATTCTATTGTCAATGTTAATGGGAGTGTGAAGGAAAACGGGGGTGGAGAGGACATTGGTTTTGAGGATAGTTTGAACAAGAGTGTCGATGCTAATGGTAGTTGTGTCAAGGATGCGCTTGATTTGAATGCTAGGCTTAATCTCAATGAGGATTTTAATCTGAATGATGCTTGTACTTTGCCTCTTGACACTGAGGATGGTTTTAATAGAAGAGATTGTATTGATTTGAATTTGGATGTAAATAATGAGGATGATGTCGGCGTGAATGTGGGTTACCTGGGTTGTTCTGGTGGGGAGGTGTTGCAGCGGGaatgtaattttgatttgaatGTCGAGGCATGTGAGGAAGGTAGGGAAACTCGGTGTGATGATGACGGAAATGGACATTCTGAGGTGGGTGATGCTTTGTTTAGTAGGATGGGGCAGCTCCAAAAGGAAGAAGAGGTAAATGTTAATAATAGTTCTGAAGAAAATGAAGGTGTTAACGGTAATTTGAATCATGTCTCTGATGCTGTCAAATTGGAGGGAATTCATGTTTCTGCTGCCCATGCAGCTAAAGATGGTTCTTTGTGTTTGGTTGAGGAAAATGGAGGTGATGATGGCAAAGATGTGGCAGCTATTGATTCTCATCAGATTTCAAATGCAATTTCGGTTAGGGATTCTGATTCTGTGGAGGCTCAGCGAGTTGATTGGCCTTCTGAAGGTGGTGTTGCCGTAATTCATGAACTCCAAGATGATCCAGGAAGTCCGTGTAAACAAGGAAATGGccgaaggaaaagaagaaaagtatcAGATAATCCACAAGCCACGCCAGAGACAGTTTTAAGGAGGAGTTCTCGTCGGGCATCAGCTAGAAAACGGGTTTCAAGCACCATACTAGTGGAGGTGACTGATGATCCTTTGATGTCCTTGGAAACCAGTGCCTTAACAGGAGAAAAGCCTCTAATCTCCAATTCTCAGAAATATGAACAATGCAGTGATCCTCTTCCAAAGCTGCAATTTCCCCCGTCTTCTACAAATTTGAATTTAGATGGCGTTCCTGTTCTTGAACTCTTTTCTATTTATGCTTGTTTAAGATCATTcagtactttattatttttgagtCCATTTGAGTTGGAGGATCTTGTAGCTGCCCTGAAGTCTGAAATCCCAAGTATATTATTTGACAGCATTCATGTTTCTATTTTGCAAACTCTGAGAAAGAATTTGGAATACCTTTCCAATGAGGGTTGCCAATCTGCATCCAATTGCCTTAG GAATCTTAGCTGGGATTTTTTGGACCTGGTCACATGGCCTATTTTCATGGCCGAGTACCTTCTGATTCATGGCTCAGGATTTAAAACTGGTTTTGATCTTAAACATCTAATGTTCAAAACTGATTACTACAAACAACCTGTAACTGCAAAGGTTGAGATTCTTCAGTATCTATGTAATGATATGATTGAATCGGAAGCCATAAGGTCAGAGCTTAACAGAAGATCTTTGGTAACTGAGACTGATGTGGGCTTTGATCAGAATATGTATTTTGACACTGGCAAGAAAAAGAGAGCTGTAATGGATGTGTCTGGTGGCTCTTGCTTGACTGAGGAGAATGTGGATGATACAACTGACTGGAACAGTGATGAATGTTGCCTGTGCAAGATGGATGGTAGTTTAATATGCTGTGATGGTTGCCCTGCAGCATTCCACTCAAGATGTGTGGGAATTGCCAGTGACCATCTCCCTGAAGGTGACTGGTATTGCCCCGAGTGTGTAATTGGCAAACACATGGCTTGGATGAAATCACGAAGATCACTTCGAGGAGCAGACTTATTAGGGATGGATCTGGATGGCCGTCTCTATTTTAACAGCTGTGGTTACCTGTTAGT GTCAAACTCATCTGAAGCAGGGTCATTGTTCAATTATTACCACAGAAATGATCTACATGTAGTAATTGAAGCTCTAAAATCTATGGATCCTTTATATGAAGGCATACTAATGACTATCTATAAGCATTGGGATATCAGTGCTAACTTGAGTGTGGGGGATAGTGTCTTTAATCGGGCTAATGATCAAAGAAAGTTGGACGAAAATTCAACTATTGACAGTTGTATGCATCTTGTCCAAGAGTTTCCAAAAGCTGGGAACCGCCTAGACTCAACGACCACCATAGAAAGTCCTTGTGTTGCTTCAGATGGATCAGCTGATACCACACAGACTAGAACAGGCATCGACAATGTTCAGATAAATGGGCTCAATGATTCCAATAGATGTGATGAATCCTTGAATCAGCCAGGAATACCAGAAAGATGCCATCCTGTTGGTGACTGTTCTTTGACATCTTCCAGCTTAGATGTGGGACGTAAAATAAACTTAAGATCTGTAGGTTCTAGTATTACCCCCTCCATGGACAATAAGGATACTTCAGAAGTACCTCGTGGAATTGACTACATAAACTATTACAGCTTTGCCCGAACAGCTTCATTTGTAGCACAGGAGTTGATGTGTAAGTCACCTGAAAAGATGAATAAGATTTTTGCAATGTCTGAAGAAGAAGTTATGTCAGACCAAGCAAAGGTCATTACGAAGAAATCTACTAACTTTTGCTGGCCAAGTATTCAGAACCTGAATGCAGCTGCCCACAAGGAAAAATGTGGGTGGTGCTTCACTTGCAAAGGTGAAAATGAAGACAGGGATTGCTTGTTTAATTCTGTGGTGAAGCCTGTTTGGGAAGTGcctaataatattttagttggGCTTCAACCCAGGAAGATCCAGAATGGACGTCTTAGAGATATCATATGTCTTATCTTCTCTCTTGAGGTTCGATTACGTGGGCTTTTGTTGGGTCCATGGTTGAATCTGCATCAAACTAATCTTTGGCATAAGGATCTTTTGAAGACATCTGATTTTTTTCCTGTTAAACGATTATTGCTTCTT TTAGAATCCAATTTGTGCCTTCTTGCACTTTCAGCAGATTGGTTAAAGCATGTGGATTCTGTTGCTACAATGGGATCTGCTACACATATTGTGGTCAGTTCATCACGCACATCTTCAAGGCATGGTATTGGAAGGAAAAGGGCCAGGAACTCAGATATTGAAACCAGTTCATCTTCAAACACTGCTAGTGGTTTGGGAATGTACTGGTGGAGAGGTGGCAGGCTTTCCCGAAAATTGTTTAATTGTAAGGCTTTGCCTCATTCCCTGGTTACCAAGGCTGCTAGACAAG GTGGGTGTAGGAAGATACCAGGCATTTTATATCCTGAGAATTCAGATTTTGCACGGAGAAGCAGATTTGTTGCCTGGCGAGCTGCTGTTGAGATGTCAACAAGTGCTGAGCAGCTTGCTTTACAG GTTAGAGAGCTTTATTCAAACATAAGGTGGCATGATATTGAGAACAACTATTCCCTATATGTGTTGGACAAGGAATCTAGAAAATCAGTCAGGCTGTTCAAAAAATCAATCGTACGCAGGAAGTGCACTGAAGGGGGATCTGTGAAATTCCTTATTGATTTTGGGAAGAGAAGGGCTATTCCAGATGTTGTTATTAAACATGGTTCTTTGTTAGAACAATCTGctagtgagagaaaaaaatattggcTGGAGGAGTCTTATGTTCCATTGCATCTTCTAaagaattttgaagaaaaaagaattgtCCGCAAGTCCACTGATAAGAAACTTGGAAAAATTCTTGAGATTGGTAGAGTAAACAAGAAAATTCCTCAACAAAGGGgattttcatatttgtttaCCAGATTGGAAAGATCTGATTGTCATCAGTGCAGGCACTGCAACAAAGATGTTGCAATGAG GGATGCTGTGAGGTGCCTTCATTGCAAAG gaTATTTCCACAAGAGACATGCAAGGAAATCAGGTGGCAAAAGAACTACTGGAAGCTCTTATTCATGTCACAGATGTCAAGATGGGTTGCATGCAAAGACTAATACTAATAAAAGGAAAGTTGACTCAAAACTGCAGAAGATTCAAGCAAAGAAACGTAAAACTGTGCCTTCAGTTTGTAAACCAGTGAATCTCAAGGGCAATAAAAAGGCATTGAGTAATAATAAGATACGACAGGCGAGATCTCGAAACAGTAAGAATATCCCATCAAGTATACCTCTTCGCCGTTCTACTAGGAAGGCCAAATCCTTGTATATGCAAAGTCAATTGAATGGAggacataaaaaaggaaaaaagaatgtGGGACGTAAAAAGGGAAAGCAAGGTAAAACCAAGAAGGTGATTCCTCAAAAGTCCAAAGAAACTACTGGTCAATATAAGAAGTCGGAAGTTACTACTGCACGTAAGAAGAGAACAAAAATCTGTAACAGTTATTGGCTTAATGGTCTTCAGTTGTCTAGAAAGCCAAATGATGAACGAGTAATGCTGTTTAAAGAGAAAAAGCGTGTTGCCTCCTCTAAAGATTTCTCTGGCTCTCTTGATCATCCTAAATGCTGCCTTTGTTGTGGAAATGAATGCACCTTGAATTATATTGCGTGTGAAATCTGTGGAG ATTGGTTTCATGGTGATGCTTTTGGCCTCAATGTGGAGAATGCCAGACAACTTATTGGATTTAAGTGCCATGTTTGTCTTGATAGAACTGCTCCAATCTGTCCCCATTTGAAGGTTAATGCATTGTCTTGCACTGAAAGCAATGCTGCAATTGAGTGTGGAGAGGAGTTATCCAATCCTGTTTCTCTCCAACCTTTAAGTGAG GTTTGA